The following coding sequences are from one Verrucosispora sp. WMMD573 window:
- a CDS encoding DUF881 domain-containing protein, whose protein sequence is MSDDPGQSRRGPRAFTPDFLTELFRNPLDPGYSDAAARRAETGRPARSGWSVGPVGLVVIVLLGFLFAVAYRQTMAEEPGRAQARSGLVAQIKQRQGETDALSARAEELRDEVNRQREAALGGSRAARLRELEASTGLGRVRGDGVVVELADAPAGQDSLGGADAGPAQVIYLDLQSVANDLWGAGAEAIAINGQRLTSTSTIRSAGQAILVDFRPVTGPYEVSAIGPDGMRERYEASGSALTMRQVAKVTGLSFAVRDADDLTLPAAPEPRLRYAEPAVSPSVSSSGGDESSGSGTSPSPSGGGR, encoded by the coding sequence ATGAGTGACGATCCCGGTCAGAGCCGGCGTGGGCCGAGAGCCTTCACTCCGGACTTCCTCACCGAGTTGTTCCGTAATCCGTTGGATCCGGGCTACTCCGACGCGGCGGCGCGGCGGGCGGAGACCGGCCGGCCGGCACGGTCGGGCTGGTCTGTGGGGCCGGTCGGCCTGGTGGTGATCGTGCTGCTCGGTTTCCTGTTCGCGGTGGCCTACCGGCAGACGATGGCCGAGGAGCCGGGGCGTGCGCAGGCCCGTTCCGGCCTGGTGGCGCAGATCAAGCAGCGCCAGGGTGAGACCGACGCCTTGTCGGCTCGGGCCGAGGAGCTGCGTGATGAGGTCAACCGGCAGCGGGAGGCCGCGCTGGGTGGTTCTCGCGCGGCCCGGTTACGGGAGCTGGAGGCGAGTACCGGCCTGGGGCGGGTGCGCGGTGACGGTGTGGTGGTGGAGTTGGCGGACGCGCCGGCTGGTCAGGACTCGCTCGGCGGCGCCGATGCCGGTCCCGCCCAGGTGATCTACCTCGATCTGCAGAGCGTTGCGAACGATCTGTGGGGTGCCGGCGCGGAGGCGATCGCGATCAACGGGCAGCGGTTGACGTCGACGTCGACGATCCGTTCCGCGGGTCAGGCGATCCTGGTGGACTTCCGTCCGGTGACCGGGCCGTACGAGGTGAGCGCGATCGGGCCGGATGGCATGCGCGAGCGGTACGAGGCCAGCGGGAGCGCGTTGACGATGCGTCAGGTGGCGAAGGTGACGGGGTTGTCGTTCGCGGTGCGGGACGCCGATGACCTCACGCTGCCGGCTGCTCCGGAGCCGCGGCTACGCTACGCGGAGCCCGCGGTGAGTCCGAGTGTGTCGTCGTCGGGTGGTGACGAGTCGTCCGGCTCGGGTACGTCCCCCAGTCCCTCCGGAGGTGGTCGATGA
- a CDS encoding CDP-alcohol phosphatidyltransferase family protein: MSGRAARAEQPQARDGNGRGPDDRVFTWPNLISFVRLLGVPLFLFLFLVVRADAAAVVVLAVGGTSDWVDGWIARRLGQVSRLGELLDPLADRLYILATLVAFTAREVVPWQFTAALLARELLLLGSLGVLRRHGYGPPPVHYVGKTATFLLLAAFPVLLLAAVVPTAATVAGAIGWALAWWGLVLYWVAGVLYVIQARQLVRAVRGRREGRHE, from the coding sequence GTGTCGGGTCGGGCGGCTCGGGCGGAGCAACCGCAGGCCCGCGACGGCAACGGCCGGGGACCGGACGATCGGGTGTTCACCTGGCCGAACCTGATCAGCTTCGTCCGCCTGCTGGGTGTTCCCCTGTTCCTCTTCCTGTTCCTGGTGGTGCGCGCCGACGCTGCCGCAGTCGTGGTGTTGGCCGTCGGTGGCACCAGCGACTGGGTGGACGGCTGGATCGCCCGGCGGTTGGGGCAGGTCAGCCGGCTGGGCGAGTTGCTCGACCCGCTCGCCGACCGGCTCTACATCCTCGCCACGCTTGTCGCGTTCACCGCCCGCGAAGTGGTGCCCTGGCAGTTCACCGCCGCGCTGCTGGCGCGGGAGTTGCTGCTGCTGGGCTCGCTCGGCGTGCTGCGGCGGCACGGCTACGGGCCGCCGCCGGTGCACTACGTCGGGAAGACGGCCACCTTCCTGCTGCTGGCCGCCTTCCCGGTTCTGCTGCTGGCCGCGGTGGTGCCGACGGCCGCGACGGTGGCCGGTGCGATCGGCTGGGCGTTGGCGTGGTGGGGTCTGGTGCTCTACTGGGTCGCTGGCGTGCTGTACGTGATTCAGGCCCGGCAGCTGGTGCGGGCGGTACGCGGTCGGCGGGAGGGCCGTCATGAGTGA
- a CDS encoding MarR family transcriptional regulator, with amino-acid sequence MERPDLTAAIDAAAETLVGVLDSAVSRHRLSVSPTQLRVLSLLSLRPEINVNGLAALLDVVPSSASRLCDRLEAIGLVRRTADPRDRREVRLVPTAAAEVLLAEVRSRRHDAVRAVLDRMPARGRQDLLGALVAFGQAATISGTASAAAQSAGMHFD; translated from the coding sequence GTGGAGCGACCGGATCTCACCGCGGCGATCGACGCGGCCGCCGAGACGCTGGTGGGCGTGCTCGACTCGGCTGTGTCCCGGCACCGGCTCTCGGTGTCGCCGACCCAGCTGCGGGTGCTGTCCCTGCTGAGTCTCCGCCCGGAGATCAACGTCAACGGACTGGCCGCGCTGCTGGACGTGGTTCCCTCCTCGGCGAGTCGGCTCTGTGACCGGCTGGAGGCGATCGGGTTGGTGCGGCGCACGGCAGACCCGCGCGACCGTCGGGAGGTGCGCCTCGTTCCGACGGCGGCGGCCGAGGTGCTGCTGGCGGAGGTGCGATCCCGCCGCCACGATGCGGTGCGGGCCGTTCTCGACCGGATGCCGGCCCGAGGCCGGCAGGACCTGTTGGGGGCGCTGGTGGCGTTCGGGCAGGCGGCGACGATATCGGGGACCGCGAGCGCCGCCGCCCAAAGCGCGGGAATGCACTTCGACTAG
- a CDS encoding PP2C family protein-serine/threonine phosphatase has product MSDASTGISRALRESPPDRVVEAADVAIRSALGASGTMVFVADYRISGLWPVLDPRQPAAAAPDVQATVQRCFSSQQPVRESGEDGRCRVYVPLTVWGERLGVLMVELAGEPAESVVREAADIAGDMAMALRAADRETDRYRRARRRERLSMAAELQWELLPGRSVSHDSFQLAGQLEPAYTVGGDHFDWSLDEGRLTVTVLNGDGIGLAAALLTAVTVNAMRNARRSGGGLVEQAELASDTVYYQHRGHRHVATLLLELDCVTGRVRAVDAGSPHLVRVRGGAVARVDLEQQLPLGMFGETRYDLQEFDLDPGDRLFIVSDGVWAADPSGRETYGERAMARSMRATRLQPPTEAVGTVMRELQTFHADTDLRDDAVVVCLDWRGSAGRAQG; this is encoded by the coding sequence ATGTCGGATGCGTCCACGGGGATCTCCCGCGCCCTGCGCGAGTCCCCGCCCGACCGTGTGGTCGAGGCCGCCGACGTGGCCATCCGGTCGGCGCTCGGCGCGTCGGGCACCATGGTGTTCGTCGCCGACTACCGGATCAGCGGGCTGTGGCCGGTGCTCGATCCCCGTCAGCCCGCCGCGGCGGCCCCGGACGTTCAGGCTACGGTGCAGCGCTGCTTCAGCAGCCAGCAGCCGGTCCGGGAGTCCGGTGAGGACGGGCGCTGCCGCGTCTACGTGCCGCTGACGGTGTGGGGTGAACGGCTGGGCGTGCTCATGGTCGAGTTGGCCGGGGAACCGGCGGAGTCGGTGGTGCGCGAGGCGGCCGACATCGCCGGGGACATGGCCATGGCGCTGCGTGCCGCCGACCGGGAAACCGACCGCTACCGGCGGGCCCGGCGGCGGGAGCGGTTGAGCATGGCCGCCGAGTTGCAGTGGGAACTGCTGCCCGGGCGCAGCGTCAGCCATGACTCCTTCCAGCTGGCCGGCCAGCTGGAACCGGCGTACACGGTGGGTGGTGACCACTTCGACTGGTCGTTGGACGAGGGCCGGCTCACCGTGACCGTGCTCAACGGCGACGGTATCGGGCTCGCCGCCGCCCTGTTGACGGCGGTGACGGTCAACGCCATGCGTAACGCCCGTCGCTCCGGTGGCGGTCTGGTGGAACAGGCCGAACTGGCCTCCGACACGGTCTACTACCAGCATCGGGGGCACCGGCACGTGGCGACGTTGTTGCTCGAACTGGACTGTGTCACCGGGCGGGTGCGGGCGGTGGACGCCGGCTCGCCGCATCTGGTGCGGGTACGCGGCGGCGCGGTCGCCCGGGTCGATCTCGAGCAGCAGCTTCCGCTGGGGATGTTCGGCGAGACCCGTTACGACCTTCAGGAGTTCGACCTCGACCCGGGGGACCGGTTGTTCATCGTCTCCGACGGGGTCTGGGCGGCCGATCCGAGCGGCCGGGAGACCTACGGCGAGCGGGCCATGGCGCGGTCGATGCGGGCGACGCGGTTGCAGCCGCCGACCGAGGCGGTTGGTACGGTGATGCGCGAGTTGCAGACGTTCCACGCGGACACCGACCTGCGCGACGACGCGGTCGTCGTCTGCCTGGACTGGCGTGGCTCGGCCGGTCGGGCACAGGGTTGA
- a CDS encoding SAM-dependent methyltransferase translates to MVFLGLAGFLADDTLARSLDELYTAVAPGSHLAIDFDTEELAVCPQALAMTGPAFRMRPPAAFGPLLSRWQPTWDGIVPVTHWRPEGRPAEVPDAFHGAVAVRSVG, encoded by the coding sequence GTGGTCTTCCTCGGCCTGGCGGGGTTTCTCGCCGACGACACCCTCGCCCGCTCGCTGGACGAGCTGTACACGGCGGTGGCGCCGGGCAGCCACCTGGCGATCGACTTCGACACCGAGGAACTCGCGGTGTGTCCGCAGGCGTTGGCGATGACGGGGCCGGCGTTCCGGATGCGTCCGCCGGCCGCGTTCGGCCCGTTGCTAAGCCGGTGGCAGCCCACCTGGGACGGGATCGTGCCGGTGACCCACTGGCGACCGGAGGGACGGCCGGCGGAGGTGCCGGACGCGTTCCACGGTGCCGTCGCCGTGCGGTCGGTCGGGTGA
- a CDS encoding universal stress protein, protein MNPVSGTAVVVGVDGSEPARAAVRLAAAMATRRDRPLRVVHAFIWPTLHSPVRPATESAPDGGLRARAERMVADAVDEAEATAPGLRVTGEIIDGEATAVLLAEAPGAAMVVLGDRGAGGFAALLLGSVAVQLAAYADCPVLVARGAPHPDGAVVVGVDGSESSRRAVEFAVDEAALRGAAVLALHAYRHPVSTGPGDMQPLVYDESELRDDEDRAVAESIAGLTERYPEVPITRESVRGRATRVLTDASRQAQLLVVGGQGRGEVTGLLLGSVSQSMLHHSHCPVAVVRGPR, encoded by the coding sequence GTGAACCCGGTCAGCGGGACGGCGGTGGTGGTCGGCGTGGACGGCTCCGAGCCCGCCCGCGCCGCGGTACGACTGGCCGCCGCGATGGCCACCCGACGTGACCGCCCGCTGCGGGTGGTGCACGCGTTCATTTGGCCGACGCTGCACTCCCCCGTCCGGCCGGCCACGGAGAGCGCCCCCGACGGGGGCCTGCGGGCGCGGGCGGAACGGATGGTCGCCGACGCTGTCGACGAGGCCGAGGCGACCGCGCCGGGGCTGCGGGTCACCGGCGAGATAATCGACGGTGAGGCCACGGCCGTGCTGCTCGCCGAGGCGCCCGGCGCGGCGATGGTGGTCCTCGGTGACCGCGGTGCCGGCGGTTTCGCCGCGTTGCTGCTCGGCTCGGTCGCGGTGCAGCTGGCCGCGTACGCCGATTGCCCGGTCCTGGTGGCGCGCGGCGCGCCGCACCCCGACGGTGCGGTGGTGGTCGGGGTGGACGGCTCCGAGTCGTCCCGCCGGGCCGTGGAGTTCGCCGTCGACGAGGCCGCCCTGCGCGGCGCCGCGGTGCTCGCCCTGCACGCCTACCGGCACCCGGTGTCCACCGGCCCGGGTGACATGCAGCCGCTGGTGTACGACGAGTCCGAGTTGCGCGACGACGAGGATCGTGCGGTGGCCGAGTCCATCGCCGGGCTGACCGAGCGGTACCCGGAGGTGCCGATCACCCGGGAGTCGGTGCGAGGTCGGGCCACCCGGGTGCTCACCGACGCGTCGCGCCAGGCGCAACTGCTGGTGGTCGGGGGGCAGGGGCGTGGTGAGGTGACCGGGTTGCTGCTGGGTTCGGTGAGCCAGTCGATGCTGCACCACAGCCACTGTCCGGTCGCGGTGGTACGCGGCCCCCGGTGA
- the selB gene encoding selenocysteine-specific translation elongation factor has product MLVVATAGHVDHGKSTLVRALTGMEPDRWAEERRRGMTIDLGFAWTSLPSGRTVAFVDVPGHERFVPNMLAGVGPVPAAVVVVAADAGWMPQSAEHLAALDALGVGYGLLVVTRADLADPAVALARARAELAATSLAGVETVTASAVTGAGLPDLRAALDRLADRLPVPAPDGPVRLWVDRCFTVRGSGTVVTGTLGAGRLCVGDELEVAGTGEPVRVRGLHRLGAACDEVMPVARVAVNLRGVARDRISRGDALLTPDRFRPTDLVDVRLSGVAVAELPTMLTLHVGSAAVPVRVRPLGGDTARLRLSRSLPLLIGDRALLRDPGRRYVAGGVTVLDVLPPALARRGAGAARAAVLATLDGRPDLGGELSRRGLARIGDLVRAGVPVTVAPVAGDWLADPQHWRRLGDRLAVAVAEHARTHPLAPGAPVEQLRRHLDLPDRSLVEALVKPPLRLVAGRVVAPGAASMPEPVARALALLGEDYAAHPFRAPDADRLAAVGLGTREIGAAVRAGALLRLTGNVLLLPGAPQQAVRVLTGLPQPFTLSAARQALDTTRRVAVPLLELLDRRGLTRRLPDDARVVVD; this is encoded by the coding sequence ATGCTGGTGGTGGCCACCGCCGGGCACGTCGACCACGGCAAGTCCACGCTGGTGCGGGCGTTGACCGGGATGGAACCGGACCGCTGGGCTGAGGAGCGCCGGCGGGGCATGACCATCGACCTCGGGTTCGCCTGGACGTCGCTGCCGTCGGGCCGTACCGTCGCGTTCGTCGACGTGCCGGGGCACGAGCGGTTCGTGCCGAACATGCTGGCGGGGGTGGGTCCGGTGCCGGCCGCCGTCGTGGTGGTGGCGGCCGATGCGGGCTGGATGCCGCAGTCCGCCGAGCACCTGGCCGCCCTGGACGCGCTCGGCGTCGGGTACGGCCTGCTGGTGGTGACCCGCGCGGACCTGGCCGATCCCGCCGTGGCTCTGGCCCGGGCCCGGGCGGAGCTGGCGGCGACTTCGCTGGCCGGGGTGGAGACGGTGACGGCCAGTGCCGTCACCGGCGCCGGCCTGCCCGACCTGCGGGCCGCCCTGGACCGGCTGGCCGACCGGCTGCCGGTCCCGGCGCCCGACGGGCCGGTTCGGCTCTGGGTCGACCGCTGTTTCACGGTACGGGGCAGCGGCACGGTGGTCACCGGCACCCTGGGCGCCGGGCGGCTGTGCGTCGGCGACGAGTTGGAGGTGGCCGGCACCGGTGAACCGGTGCGGGTCCGGGGCCTGCATCGGCTCGGTGCCGCCTGCGACGAGGTGATGCCGGTGGCCCGGGTGGCGGTGAATCTGCGGGGCGTGGCCCGTGACCGGATCAGCCGTGGCGACGCCCTGCTCACCCCGGACCGGTTCCGGCCCACAGACCTGGTGGACGTGCGCCTGAGCGGTGTCGCGGTGGCCGAGCTGCCGACGATGCTGACGCTGCACGTCGGTTCGGCCGCGGTGCCGGTGCGGGTCCGGCCGCTGGGTGGGGACACCGCCCGGTTGCGGTTGAGCCGTTCGCTGCCGCTGCTGATCGGGGACCGGGCGTTGCTGCGCGATCCGGGCCGCCGCTACGTCGCCGGTGGGGTCACCGTGCTCGATGTGCTGCCGCCGGCCCTGGCGCGTCGGGGGGCGGGGGCGGCCCGGGCGGCGGTGCTGGCCACCCTGGATGGCCGTCCCGATCTCGGCGGCGAGCTGAGCCGCCGGGGCCTGGCCCGCATCGGCGACCTGGTCCGGGCGGGCGTGCCGGTGACGGTCGCCCCGGTGGCGGGTGACTGGCTGGCCGATCCGCAGCACTGGCGGCGGCTGGGCGACCGGCTCGCCGTGGCCGTGGCCGAGCACGCCCGCACACATCCGTTGGCACCTGGCGCTCCGGTCGAGCAACTGCGTCGACACCTCGACCTGCCCGACCGGTCTCTGGTCGAAGCCCTGGTGAAGCCGCCGCTGCGGTTGGTCGCCGGTCGGGTGGTGGCGCCCGGCGCGGCGTCGATGCCCGAGCCGGTGGCCCGCGCGTTGGCTCTGCTGGGCGAGGATTACGCGGCACATCCGTTCCGCGCTCCCGACGCCGACCGGCTCGCCGCCGTCGGGCTCGGTACCCGGGAGATCGGTGCCGCGGTGCGGGCCGGGGCGCTGCTGCGGTTGACTGGTAACGTGCTGTTGCTGCCCGGCGCGCCGCAGCAGGCGGTGCGGGTGCTGACCGGGCTGCCGCAGCCGTTCACCCTCAGCGCCGCCCGGCAGGCCCTCGACACGACCCGCCGGGTGGCGGTGCCGCTGCTGGAGTTGCTGGACCGGCGGGGACTGACCCGTCGGCTACCTGACGATGCCCGGGTGGTGGTGGATTGA
- the selA gene encoding L-seryl-tRNA(Sec) selenium transferase, with the protein MSDGGADPRRRMPRTDVLLAEPSLAAAAVAVGRDRVRSAVRQAQERARRGEIDPAEVRDAALADLPPPVPRVVLNATGVVLHTNLGRAALSEAAVAAVTAAAGYTDVELDLGTGRRARRGRDALDALAAAVPAAEAVHVVNNGAAALVLAATALATDAEIVVSRGELVEIGDGFRLPDLLTSTGARLREVGTTNRTTLADYAAVVGPNTGFVLKVHPSNFRVTGFTSAVPVRRLAGLGVPVVADIGSGLLAPDPLLPDEPDAASTLRAGAALVTASGDKLLGGPQAGLLLGTADLVERLRRHSLARALRVDKLTLAALAGTLGDPATPTRRALHADPAALRQRTERLRDALVADGRKAEVVPSVAVVGGGGAPGVELDSWALSLPERYAGPLRAGDPPVLGRVVRARLLLDLRCVPERADGLLRAAVLAVPGDD; encoded by the coding sequence ATGAGCGACGGCGGCGCCGACCCGCGGCGCCGGATGCCGCGTACCGACGTGCTGCTGGCTGAGCCGTCGCTGGCCGCGGCCGCCGTCGCGGTCGGCCGCGACCGGGTGCGCAGCGCGGTGCGGCAGGCCCAGGAACGGGCCCGCCGGGGTGAGATCGACCCCGCCGAGGTGCGCGACGCCGCGTTGGCCGACCTGCCGCCGCCCGTGCCCCGGGTCGTGCTCAACGCCACCGGGGTGGTGCTGCACACCAATCTCGGGCGGGCCGCCCTCTCCGAGGCCGCGGTGGCCGCGGTGACCGCCGCCGCCGGATACACCGACGTCGAGCTGGACCTGGGCACCGGGCGGCGGGCCCGCCGGGGGCGGGACGCGCTGGATGCTCTCGCCGCCGCCGTACCGGCCGCCGAGGCGGTGCACGTGGTCAACAACGGCGCCGCCGCGCTGGTGCTGGCGGCCACCGCGCTCGCCACCGACGCCGAGATCGTGGTCAGTCGAGGCGAGCTGGTGGAGATCGGCGACGGGTTCCGGCTGCCCGACCTGCTCACCAGCACCGGTGCCCGGCTGCGGGAGGTGGGCACCACCAACCGGACCACCCTCGCCGACTACGCCGCCGTCGTCGGGCCGAACACCGGCTTTGTGTTGAAGGTTCACCCGTCGAACTTCCGGGTCACCGGGTTCACCTCGGCGGTGCCGGTGCGCCGCCTGGCCGGGCTCGGGGTGCCGGTGGTCGCGGACATCGGCTCCGGGCTGCTGGCACCCGACCCGCTGCTGCCGGACGAACCGGATGCCGCGAGCACCCTGCGGGCCGGGGCGGCGCTGGTCACCGCAAGCGGCGACAAGCTGCTGGGTGGCCCGCAGGCGGGGCTGCTGCTCGGCACCGCCGACCTGGTCGAGCGGCTGCGCCGGCATTCCCTGGCGCGGGCGTTGCGGGTGGACAAGCTGACCCTGGCCGCGCTGGCGGGCACCCTCGGTGACCCGGCCACCCCCACCCGCCGGGCGCTGCACGCCGACCCGGCGGCGCTGCGCCAGCGGACCGAACGGCTGCGCGACGCGCTCGTAGCCGACGGCCGTAAGGCCGAGGTGGTGCCGTCGGTGGCGGTGGTCGGCGGCGGCGGCGCACCCGGCGTGGAGCTGGACTCGTGGGCGCTGAGCCTGCCCGAGCGGTACGCCGGCCCACTGCGTGCCGGCGACCCGCCGGTGCTGGGTCGGGTGGTCCGCGCTCGGCTGCTGCTCGACCTGCGGTGCGTGCCCGAGCGGGCCGACGGGCTGCTGCGCGCGGCGGTGCTGGCCGTGCCGGGGGACGACTGA